Within the Mauremys reevesii isolate NIE-2019 linkage group 2, ASM1616193v1, whole genome shotgun sequence genome, the region TGCAATTGTATATTAGGAGCCTGTGCAACCTTAGTTCAGCTGTATATACATGAATTATAGTCTTGCAcattattagggccctaccaatttcatggccatgaaaaatttcatggactgtgaaataagcccttcccaGTGAAATCTGCTCTCCCTCGCTATTGGgagtgccccagccaggggcctCCTAGCTGCAAGTCCCAGCTGGTCTGGGAAGGGAGAGGACTTATCCTTCCACTGCATGGTTGCTCTcagggagatcagacccacctctgagTGTCTTCCCCTGCTGCAGGAAGTTCCAACCCAGGcggttcctgcagctggaggagactTGTGGAGGTGGGTCTAATATGCCTCTGCTCCTGGAAGTGCCCCAGCCAGGGTGCTCCTACCTGCAACTCCCTGCTGGGCTGAGGAATGACagcacttcttctttccttgcaTGGCAGCTCCTGGGGTGTGGGTGAGATAAGATCCACTTCTGGGTatcttttgggttgggaccctcATGGTTACAACACTCTGAAATTTCAGATGCACACagctgaaaatgtgaaattgaccaatttaAAAAGCCTCTGgctgtgaaattgatcaaaatggaccatgactttggtagggccctactcattatCAGACAGGAAGTCTGCAGTAGAGGAGAAAAGAACCCAGTGCTGTTAGGCACAAATCCAATGCTAAAAATGCAAGAACATCTTTTTCTCTCCCTGCAACCCTTTGCTTCATTTATGGTCTACCCTATGCACTGACCAAGGCAGGATGGGTCCTAGAACACACGAGTATGGTAATTAAATTAAAGACTAGcacagtgcctatacaaggagacaAATTAAAGTTGCATGGACATTTCCTAACTTGTGCTTGCTTGACTCTGCAACCTTAACGTTCACTTAAAGGTTTTTGTATGCAGTTtccttaaagaaaaatgaaaacaaatgtacaTGGGTCAGCAGCAGGGTTTGAATGCAGGTCCCCTGAGAGCCATAGCACCAGTTGGGCTAAAGGAATAAATGGTAATGGTCATAGGCTGCTATTTTTTCATGGTGtcccctccatttcctccctAACAGGAGACGTACATACTTTGCCAATATATTTTAATAGTTACATACAGCATTGCCAAACGCAGCTCTGGAGCATTCATTTTGAAAGGTGGAGCGGGCAGTGGATGGGACTTGAGTCTACCATATTAGAACCagattctattcctagctctccCCAAAGTGACCTTGTGCAACCTCACAGTTATGTACCCTTTAAACGGGgatgagagagatttttttccttcctctagAGATAGGGGTTACAAGGCCTTGATCAATAGTGACTAAACCACACAGGATTGCTACCCCTAGTCAATAGAAGAACTGAGACTAGAACTGTTTCCTTCTCTACcccaaaatgttttctttagcTGCTGCTTTGTCCATGTACTGTCTGGAGCCATGTAGGGAGCTCTATGGAACTAGAAGTATACTCGCTGCAGATGGCACACAGAGAACTGGGGGGACTGAAGTTTGCTCAGTGCAGATGAATTAGAGATTTTAACAGAAAGCCtctaacacaggggtaggcaacctgcggcacacaagctgattttcagtggcactcacgctgcctgggtcctggccaccagtccgggggggctctgcattttaatttaaaatgaaacaaacattttaaaaacctatttactttacatacaataatagtttagttatatattatagacttatagaaagagaccttctaaaaacactaAAATGTATagctggcacacgaaaccttaaatcagagtgaataaatgaagactcggcacagcacttctgaaaggttgctgacccctgctctaatatATACTCAGTATAGCTTGTGACTGTTTTTCCTGAAGTGTATAGCTTGACCAAACCTGGATAAATTttcatgaccaaaaaaaaaaaaaaaaaaaaaagcagctcttAAATCAAGGATTACTCctcatgcaggtttttttttttgttttttttttaagtttctgctCTGAAAGCTCTGGCCTAAAGAGTTAGTTTGACAAAATTGAATGCAAATAAAATAGGATTATAAGGGAAAGTTTTAGGCAAAATTAAATATAGGCCTCTATCACCTCTGCCTATAACTTGTCAagtgttcctttttaaaaaggaaactaaAATAATTGTGTAATTGTAACATCTCTGAATGCTGCATACCAAAGACTATGACCCTACACTTTAGTAATGCATGTAGTGCTTATTACCATGAGCAGTCTTATAGAAGTCACTTGTACGTACTATATCTAGTACTAAGCTGTCTGGATTgacaagttttttttccccctattacACTCACAACATTGATTATTATCCAGGATATCTGTTCTGACAACCATACCTCAGTTAATGTGGCCAAAGGGCGATGGTCTTCACAAAAATCCCGAGGCAACATTGTTGTTGGAACAAAGGATTTTTTAAGAGTCTTTTGGCTTCTATCAAATTCACGGACAATTGGCAGCTTGTTGGACTGCTTACTTGGGGAAGTAACTTCAGAATTTTGAGAGGCATTCAGAAGTAACCCATAGATGACTTGACGAATGGGTAAGGCAACTGTGTGAGCACTAGGCCTCTGCATGTTCTCCACCTGAACATGAAGGATTGTTCTTCTTAATAGAAGGGCATCACTAATGAATGGAGACAAATGACCTTTTGCCAAAGCCTCAAGCATCCATTGTGGTAACTCTAATTTCCTGGTCACCTGAGAGTCAAAGTTTCCATTCTGAAAAAAATCCTCAAGATTCACATCAGACTCTTCATATTCCTCCATGGAAGCGCACAGAAGCTCccttatttcttctctctcaTGCTTTTTAAGATATTTCAGAACATTGGCTATAGCCTCTGTGGGGTCAGCAAAACGGGATAACCAGTTTAGAAGTCCCTGAATGCGGACATGCTTCCTCCCGCTCCAGCCAGAGCCTCCAACTGGCAGGCGCACCTTGCTGAAGAATGTCTCCAGAGCTGGCAGATTAATGTAATCATTACCATTCATTACAGCAAAGAGAGGAAGAAGGGCTTTGTTCATATGACTGAAGTGGCTGCACAGTCTCTCTAAAGAGAAGCATCGAGCTGGAATGTAGCAGTCCAGTGTGCCTTCACAGGTGCAAAGGTTTCTCCACTGAAAGTAATTCAGAGGGCAATACCCAGCTTTCAAATCAAAAATACAAAAGTCACTGTCTAAAGTTAATACGGGACAGTTCCAATGATTAGCCAATGACACAATATCCCTATCTGCTTCTGAGAAGCACTGGACAAAAGGCACTTCTAATTTGGTCAAGGCTTGCTTGAAAACTTCTCTGGTGAGCAGGGGTAGCACGCTTCCACCACCACCTCTAGAGATGGAATATGCTACCTGGATCTTATCCCGGGCTCTTTCTTTTAATGTCACAAACTTCTTATCCGACAAGTCACACCCTCCATCCAACACAACATATGGGTATATTTTGCATACGGACAAAGTTTCAAAAAACTTGTGTACAATATCTGTAAAAGAATCATAATCCCCTCCATGTTGGAGGTCTAGATTTGATTCAAAATAAAGCCGATGAAACAAATTATTTCCATCAATGATTATTTTTGTGTTCCTTAATTGTAGATCAGTGAAGAACTGCTTGTGCTCTCCCACATAGCTCATTAATCCATGGATGCCCATGCTCTTAACCTGTAACACCTGTAGTCAAACAAATGAACAATTTAATTTTCAAGTACAGTGCACAAAACCTCACCTCTAGACTAATGATCAGATCAATACACACTAGCGCTGTCCACTTACCTCAATTCCTGATACCTCTGAGTCCAAAAGTGACTGTTACAAACCTTTCCCCCGGGGCAAAAGGAAGTGATGTACGCTGTTTACGTATGGCTTTTTCCCTGACAGGCCAACTTGTTTTGAACTACAGCTGCTAGAATTGCACTACCCCACCCCCATGTGACTTGGAGCTAACGATGCCAACTGACTTTTCTAGTGCCATCCAGGGGCACTGAAAgttacacatcagaaaagggaaCTGCGCCCCCTTCTGTCCTCCAGCCTTTCGGTGCAGTCGTATTCAGTGATCCCCAccggagcaggggctgtgtgtacATGGCTGAGTTGGTCCATAAATTACATACGTTGTTGTTAAGCCGCCCTCAGCCGCTGTGACACTGAACTAGACACGCACAGGAGGAGACCCCGCCCCCCATGTATTATGTAACTCGCGGCCCGCTCGGGGAGAGACAGTCCCGGTGCGGGGACGCCTCACCCAGCCAGCCGGGGCCCGTCACCGCTCAGGAGCCGACAAGGCCTGGCTCCGGCCCGGAGGGTGCCTGCCCGGCGGGGCGGTGACTAGACGGGCAGACACGAGCGGTGCCTCGTTCTCCCGCGGAGCCTGCCCCGGAGCGCGAGCGCGGCCAGAGGGGCTCGTGCTACTGGCCGTTAAATCGCACTCGG harbors:
- the ASTE1 gene encoding protein asteroid homolog 1 isoform X1, yielding MGIHGLMSYVGEHKQFFTDLQLRNTKIIIDGNNLFHRLYFESNLDLQHGGDYDSFTDIVHKFFETLSVCKIYPYVVLDGGCDLSDKKFVTLKERARDKIQVAYSISRGGGGSVLPLLTREVFKQALTKLEVPFVQCFSEADRDIVSLANHWNCPVLTLDSDFCIFDLKAGYCPLNYFQWRNLCTCEGTLDCYIPARCFSLERLCSHFSHMNKALLPLFAVMNGNDYINLPALETFFSKVRLPVGGSGWSGRKHVRIQGLLNWLSRFADPTEAIANVLKYLKKHEREEIRELLCASMEEYEESDVNLEDFFQNGNFDSQVTRKLELPQWMLEALAKGHLSPFISDALLLRRTILHVQVENMQRPSAHTVALPIRQVIYGLLLNASQNSEVTSPSKQSNKLPIVREFDRSQKTLKKSFVPTTMLPRDFCEDHRPLATLTEELPCKERRSAVIPQPSRELQVPRSDRLKLLLETLGVKASILQPIPSPLWLPVAVTCYWMRYSEPKVKLHHLQALLLGMVFGELHKTTTSSPDPAVFHVKDKMIYDQFLKWKEKNFQKLLDLDTAHTFCQWQCCLQMGLHLNQLLSTPLPEPDLTRLYCGTLVHRLCKELKSAHGAENLLISSPKMSQLYCDLLHAVKSTVPPDFFQETTKTTKSCKEKNKQATSQAETTRQHATLEAQPFCDVNNRFASLMVED
- the ASTE1 gene encoding protein asteroid homolog 1 isoform X2, translated to MGIHGLMSYVGEHKQFFTDLQLRNTKIIIDGNNLFHRLYFESNLDLQHGGDYDSFTDIVHKFFETLSVCKIYPYVVLDGGCDLSDKKFVTLKERARDKIQVAYSISRGGGGSVLPLLTREVFKQALTKLEVPFVQCFSEADRDIVSLANHWNCPVLTLDSDFCIFDLKAGYCPLNYFQWRNLCTCEGTLDCYIPARCFSLERLCSHFSHMNKALLPLFAVMNGNDYINLPALETFFSKVRLPVGGSGWSGRKHVRIQGLLNWLSRFADPTEAIANVLKYLKKHEREEIRELLCASMEEYEESDVNLEDFFQNGNFDSQVTRKLELPQWMLEALAKGHLSPFISDALLLRRTILHVQVENMQRPSAHTVALPIRQVIYGLLLNASQNSEVTSPSKQSNKLPIVREFDRSQKTLKKSFVPTTMLPRDFCEDHRPLATLTEVPRSDRLKLLLETLGVKASILQPIPSPLWLPVAVTCYWMRYSEPKVKLHHLQALLLGMVFGELHKTTTSSPDPAVFHVKDKMIYDQFLKWKEKNFQKLLDLDTAHTFCQWQCCLQMGLHLNQLLSTPLPEPDLTRLYCGTLVHRLCKELKSAHGAENLLISSPKMSQLYCDLLHAVKSTVPPDFFQETTKTTKSCKEKNKQATSQAETTRQHATLEAQPFCDVNNRFASLMVED